The proteins below are encoded in one region of Belonocnema kinseyi isolate 2016_QV_RU_SX_M_011 chromosome 1, B_treatae_v1, whole genome shotgun sequence:
- the LOC117175362 gene encoding uncharacterized protein LOC117175362 isoform X2, protein MDKNFIFLCILINCLLGTVTSRSMPPVRQNTLERMNMKRSELKKMCDAKGEKLYENIRAKNIAFTLNLTERFMTWKKEASSTEDVYKLVQERCNKDSALKEMLRKFVESSQLCMDEKDHLKDDKLLALASRLMELFCAQYTHSNAYSSDEGCLNLVTNAAIDTCKEKYNTDQFIPLPFIYSIKECNDYQKYSECRLEAMKNCKDATKSAVEAADSITFHTFYGCHNISVIPEKITIKRSSSIRKEEVARFNITKGELQEKCLLNANMTLENIKKTHATNLIILMKENLGIFLKTRLMCITDSEQQESLIQDTCLSNVDLKNALEKIYETVDLCMDENDRFSEEKRVKVLRQSLDEICAAVKNGVRILSTDKECFQDLRILLKIAMCDTRSPSRNVLDILPLPFIYTPEDCRAIYETQNCQLKTLKDCGDSTKLAFQSRFNDARTFFGCGDIRYSNTAPVILN, encoded by the exons GTCTGCTCGGGACAGTAACATCTCGGAGTATGCCGCCCGTTCGGCAGAACACCCTAGAGAGAATGAATATGAAACGAAGTGAACTGAAGAAAATGTGTGATGCAAAAGGGGAGAAATTGTATGAGAATATCAGAGCTAAAAATATCGCgtttacattaaatttaactGAGAGATTCATGACTTGGAAAAAAGAAGCAAGTTCCACTGAAGATGTCTATAAATTAGTTCAAGAACGCTGCAACAAGGACTCGGCTTTAAAGGAGATGTTGAGAAAATTTGTTGAATCTTCACAGCTTTGTATGGACGAAAAGGATCATTTAAAGGACGATAAACTTCTGGCTTTGGCGTCGAGGTTGATGGAGCTTTTCTGTGCACAGTACACAcata GTAATGCCTACTCGTCAGATGAAGGGTGTCTGAATCTAGTCACCAATGCTGCTATTGATACGTGCAAGGAGAAGTATAATACTGATCAGTTTATTCCCTTGCCCTTCATCTACAGTATTAAAGAATGCAA TGATTATCAAAAATACTCCGAATGCAGACTCGAAGCAATGAAGAATTGCAAAGATGCCACGAAAAGTGCCGTAGAGGCTGCAGATTCGATAACTTTCCACACTTTTTATGGATGCCACAACATTTCTGtgattccagaaaaaattacaataaaacgaAGTTCTTCGATCCGAAAGGAGGAGGTAGCCAGATTTAATATAACTAAAGGAGAGTTGCAGGAAAAATGTCTCCTAAACGCAAACATGACATTGGAGAACATAAAAAAAACTCATGCTACGAATTTAATTATCTTGATGAAAGAAAACCTAGGAATTTTCCTAAAGACTAGACTGATGTGCATCACTGATTCTGAACAACAAGAGTCTTTGATTCAGGATACCTGTTTGAGCAACGTTGACCTAAAAAATGCTTTGGAGAAGATTTATGAAACGGTGGATCTCTGCATGGATGAAAATGATCGATTCAGTGAGGAAAAAAGGGTCAAAGTTTTGAGACAGAGTTTAGACGAAATTTGTGCTGCTGTGAAAAATG gTGTGCGAATACTTTCCACTGACAAAGAGTGTTTTCAAGATCTCAGAATTTTGCTTAAGATAGCTATGTGTGATACTCGAAGCCCATCTCGAAACGTTTTGGACATCTTACCCCTTCCATTTATTTATACTCCAGAAGATTGCag aGCGATCTATGAAACTcaaaattgtcagttaaaaacaCTAAAAGACTGTGGAGACTCGACGAAGCTTGCATTTCAATCAAGATTCAACGATGCAAGGACATTCTTTGGATGCGGAGACATTCGTTATAGTAACACAGCTCCagttattttgaactaa
- the LOC117175362 gene encoding uncharacterized protein LOC117175362 isoform X1 → MEHLLKIAISVFLFCLLGTVTSRSMPPVRQNTLERMNMKRSELKKMCDAKGEKLYENIRAKNIAFTLNLTERFMTWKKEASSTEDVYKLVQERCNKDSALKEMLRKFVESSQLCMDEKDHLKDDKLLALASRLMELFCAQYTHSNAYSSDEGCLNLVTNAAIDTCKEKYNTDQFIPLPFIYSIKECNDYQKYSECRLEAMKNCKDATKSAVEAADSITFHTFYGCHNISVIPEKITIKRSSSIRKEEVARFNITKGELQEKCLLNANMTLENIKKTHATNLIILMKENLGIFLKTRLMCITDSEQQESLIQDTCLSNVDLKNALEKIYETVDLCMDENDRFSEEKRVKVLRQSLDEICAAVKNGVRILSTDKECFQDLRILLKIAMCDTRSPSRNVLDILPLPFIYTPEDCRAIYETQNCQLKTLKDCGDSTKLAFQSRFNDARTFFGCGDIRYSNTAPVILN, encoded by the exons GTCTGCTCGGGACAGTAACATCTCGGAGTATGCCGCCCGTTCGGCAGAACACCCTAGAGAGAATGAATATGAAACGAAGTGAACTGAAGAAAATGTGTGATGCAAAAGGGGAGAAATTGTATGAGAATATCAGAGCTAAAAATATCGCgtttacattaaatttaactGAGAGATTCATGACTTGGAAAAAAGAAGCAAGTTCCACTGAAGATGTCTATAAATTAGTTCAAGAACGCTGCAACAAGGACTCGGCTTTAAAGGAGATGTTGAGAAAATTTGTTGAATCTTCACAGCTTTGTATGGACGAAAAGGATCATTTAAAGGACGATAAACTTCTGGCTTTGGCGTCGAGGTTGATGGAGCTTTTCTGTGCACAGTACACAcata GTAATGCCTACTCGTCAGATGAAGGGTGTCTGAATCTAGTCACCAATGCTGCTATTGATACGTGCAAGGAGAAGTATAATACTGATCAGTTTATTCCCTTGCCCTTCATCTACAGTATTAAAGAATGCAA TGATTATCAAAAATACTCCGAATGCAGACTCGAAGCAATGAAGAATTGCAAAGATGCCACGAAAAGTGCCGTAGAGGCTGCAGATTCGATAACTTTCCACACTTTTTATGGATGCCACAACATTTCTGtgattccagaaaaaattacaataaaacgaAGTTCTTCGATCCGAAAGGAGGAGGTAGCCAGATTTAATATAACTAAAGGAGAGTTGCAGGAAAAATGTCTCCTAAACGCAAACATGACATTGGAGAACATAAAAAAAACTCATGCTACGAATTTAATTATCTTGATGAAAGAAAACCTAGGAATTTTCCTAAAGACTAGACTGATGTGCATCACTGATTCTGAACAACAAGAGTCTTTGATTCAGGATACCTGTTTGAGCAACGTTGACCTAAAAAATGCTTTGGAGAAGATTTATGAAACGGTGGATCTCTGCATGGATGAAAATGATCGATTCAGTGAGGAAAAAAGGGTCAAAGTTTTGAGACAGAGTTTAGACGAAATTTGTGCTGCTGTGAAAAATG gTGTGCGAATACTTTCCACTGACAAAGAGTGTTTTCAAGATCTCAGAATTTTGCTTAAGATAGCTATGTGTGATACTCGAAGCCCATCTCGAAACGTTTTGGACATCTTACCCCTTCCATTTATTTATACTCCAGAAGATTGCag aGCGATCTATGAAACTcaaaattgtcagttaaaaacaCTAAAAGACTGTGGAGACTCGACGAAGCTTGCATTTCAATCAAGATTCAACGATGCAAGGACATTCTTTGGATGCGGAGACATTCGTTATAGTAACACAGCTCCagttattttgaactaa